From Pseudomonas fluorescens:
ACCAACGGAAACTCCAAAATCCACGCAAAAAAAACGGGTGCGACATCCGACGTCGCACCCGCTGAAGAAACCGCTCTAAACCCGTTATTTCTTACAACGCCCGAGCCACCTCCGCCTCCGGCTGGCGCGACAGCAAGCTCACCAGCACAAAGCTCACCAACGCCACCGCCAGGCTGTAGTAGATCGGCGTGTTCGCATCCAGCCCATCCTTGAACATGAACACCAGCGCCGTCACGAAGCCCAGGGTCATGGACGTGATTGCCCCCGATGTGGTTGCCCGCTTCCAGAAGATCGCGCCGATCAGCGGGATCAGCATGCCACCCACCAGCAGGTTGTAGGCCAGGGTCAGGGCGCTGATCACGTCATTTACCACCAGTGCGATACCCAGCACGACGATACCGGTCAACATTGTGAACAGGCGGTTGATTGCCAGGCTCGATTGTTTACCACCGCGTAAACGTGGCAGCAGGTCTTCGGTCAATACGGTGGCCGCCGCCAGCAAGCCCGCGCTGGCGGTGGACATCATCGCCGCCAGTGCCGCCGCAATCACCAGCCCGCGAATCCCATCCGGCAGCGACGCTTTGACGATCGCCGCAAACGCGTTATTGACGTTATCCAGATCCGGGATCAGCACGTGCGCCGCCATGCCGATCAAGGCACACGCCAGGCCATAGAGGATGCAGTAGAAACCAGCGAAAGTGCCTGCGTACTGGGCGACCTTTTCGTCCCGGGCGGTGAACACCCGCTGCCAGATGTCCTGGCCAATCAGGATGCCGAAGAAGTAGATCATGAAGTAGGTGATGATCGTGTCCCAGCCGATCGCGGTGAAGCTGAAGCTCGATGCTGGCAGCTTGGCCACCAGCTCATCCCAGCCGCCCACGCGGTACAGGCAGATCGGCAGCAGGATAAACATCAGGCCGACGGTCTTGATCACGAACTGCACGATGTCGGTGAGGGTCAGCGACCACATGCCGCCGATGGTCGAATACACCACTACCACGCCACCGCCCAACACCACCGAGATCCAGAACGGCAGGCCAAACAGCACTTGCAGCACCGTGCCGATGGCCAGGATCGAGGTCACGCCGATCATCAGCGCGTAGGCCAGCATGATCACCGCACTCGCCTGGCGAGCCATGGGGTTGTAGCGTTTTTCCAGGACCTGGGTCACGGTGAAGATCTTCAGCTTCAACAGCGGCTTGGCCAAAAACAGGTTCAGCGCGATGATCCCCATGCCCAATGCGGCACACAGCCAGAAGCCAGAGATGCCGTGCACATAGCCCAGGCGCACGGTACCGACGGTGGACGCGCCGCCCAGTACCGTGGCGGCCATGGTGCCCATGTACAGCGATGGCCGCAGGTTACGCCCGGCCACCAGGTAGTCTTCGTGAGTCTTGGCGCGGCGCATGCCGTAGTAGCCGAGCACAAGCATGCCGGCGGCGTAGATGAGTACGACGAATAAATCCAAAGCCATGACGGCGAGTCTCCGATTATCTTTTTTATTGGGGTCAGGCGGTCTGTTGCTGCGCTGATTGCGCGCGCGCGTCAGTGCGCTGGCTGCGAGGGTCCGTTGGCCCATAGACGGCAGCCGGTTCCGGGAACAGGCGAAGCAAGGTCAGGTACACCACCGAGGCCAGCCCCAGCGTCACCGGCAGGCTGATATCGATACCCTCGGCCAAGTTGCCCAGCGGCCCGACAAACTGCCCAGGCAAGTTGACGAAGCACAGGCCCACCAGCGCACTCGGGATCCAGGCCCCCAGCCCGCGCCAGTTCCAGCCATGGCTGAACCAGTAGCGGCCACCGGTTTCGCCGCGGGTGAACACCTGCAGGTCATCCGGGCAGTAGAAGCCTCGGCGTACGATCAGGCCGATGATCATCATCACCATCCACGGCGTGGTGCAGGTGATGATCAGCACGGCGAAGGTCGACACGCTTTGCACCAGGTTGGCGGCGAAACGTCCGATAAAGATGAAGGCAATCGACATCACCCCGATCAGCAGCGTGGCCTTGACCCGCGACAAAACGCGCGGAAACACGCTGGACATGTCCAGCCCGGTGCCATACAGCGACGTGGTGCCGGTGGACATGCCGCCGATCACTGCAATCAGGCACACCGGCAGGAAGAACCAGCTAGGTGCCACCGCCAGCAAGCCGCCGACATAGTTGTTGGCCGCGATGTAGTCCGGCGCCTTGATCGCCACGATGGTGGCGGTAGCCAGGCCGAACAGGAACGGAATCAAGGTGGCGACCTGCGCCAGGACCACGGCCAGCATGATCCGGCCCTTCGGGGTTTCCCGCGGGATATAGCGCGACCAGTCACCCAGGAACGCCCCGAAGGAGATCGGGTTGCTCATGGCCACCAGCGCGGCGCCGATAAAGGCCGCCCAGAAACCGCTCTGGCCCATCGCGACGGTGCCGGCGAAGTGGCTGTCGAAGGTTGGCGCGAACGCGAAGATGCCCAGCAGGAACAGCAGGCTCGCCGCCCACACGGCAATGCGGTTGACCCACAGCATGAAGCGAAAGCCGTAGATGCACACCGTCAGCACGAGAAT
This genomic window contains:
- a CDS encoding sodium:solute symporter — protein: MALDLFVVLIYAAGMLVLGYYGMRRAKTHEDYLVAGRNLRPSLYMGTMAATVLGGASTVGTVRLGYVHGISGFWLCAALGMGIIALNLFLAKPLLKLKIFTVTQVLEKRYNPMARQASAVIMLAYALMIGVTSILAIGTVLQVLFGLPFWISVVLGGGVVVVYSTIGGMWSLTLTDIVQFVIKTVGLMFILLPICLYRVGGWDELVAKLPASSFSFTAIGWDTIITYFMIYFFGILIGQDIWQRVFTARDEKVAQYAGTFAGFYCILYGLACALIGMAAHVLIPDLDNVNNAFAAIVKASLPDGIRGLVIAAALAAMMSTASAGLLAAATVLTEDLLPRLRGGKQSSLAINRLFTMLTGIVVLGIALVVNDVISALTLAYNLLVGGMLIPLIGAIFWKRATTSGAITSMTLGFVTALVFMFKDGLDANTPIYYSLAVALVSFVLVSLLSRQPEAEVARAL
- a CDS encoding purine-cytosine permease family protein, producing MNNKNNDNSIRKIETNGVEQIPDHERTAGPKDLFRLIFGGANTFATAVLGSFPVLFGLSFQAGVWAIVLGVLVGAVILAPMGLFGPINGTNNAVSSGAHFGVHGRIVGSFLSLLTAIAFFSLSVWSSGDALVGGAKRLIGLPETDLTLGLAYGVFAILVLTVCIYGFRFMLWVNRIAVWAASLLFLLGIFAFAPTFDSHFAGTVAMGQSGFWAAFIGAALVAMSNPISFGAFLGDWSRYIPRETPKGRIMLAVVLAQVATLIPFLFGLATATIVAIKAPDYIAANNYVGGLLAVAPSWFFLPVCLIAVIGGMSTGTTSLYGTGLDMSSVFPRVLSRVKATLLIGVMSIAFIFIGRFAANLVQSVSTFAVLIITCTTPWMVMMIIGLIVRRGFYCPDDLQVFTRGETGGRYWFSHGWNWRGLGAWIPSALVGLCFVNLPGQFVGPLGNLAEGIDISLPVTLGLASVVYLTLLRLFPEPAAVYGPTDPRSQRTDARAQSAQQQTA